The following proteins come from a genomic window of Diorhabda sublineata isolate icDioSubl1.1 chromosome 7, icDioSubl1.1, whole genome shotgun sequence:
- the LOC130447059 gene encoding uncharacterized protein LOC130447059, with the protein MSSKTCIESIRDIQTILKNKLDIEKITKIDITRLTAPGENYGSLILKLDLYLSSVNSVDEEIVKLVAKKIPVEQILRENFNIQITFKNEVGLYETVLPILQNFQRSHGIQNVINNVPKFFGARLNLDGNEEVTEDAVIILENLTAKGFSNVERTTGFNLESTKLILEDLAEFHAVPLALKLKQPKLFERLKKFCNTFEFKSEFHKIFWETTRAVIKEKPTCALLDNKIKLLGQIERPEVMEPFGTLVHDDLWSNNTMQKFAPNQIAVENKFLDFQFLDYGSPASDFLFFVFTSVQLGVLENNLDILISTYHNRFLKHLEVFGCDIGVFTVEKFIEEIKRESAFQIGHIINFVLFIIKTKQENVEVKILDHINIKPSLITQKAKEHIWFVIEEWNRRGWL; encoded by the exons ATGTCGAGTAAAACATGCATAGAAAGCATTCGCGATATacaaactattttaaaaaataaactagatattgagaaaataacgaaaattgatATCACAAGATTGACAGCGCCAGGTGAAAATTACGGGAGTTTAATACTAAAGTTAGATCTTTATCTAAGCAGTGTGAACAGTGTCGATgaagaaattgtgaaattagTGGCTAAAAAAATTCCTGTTGAACAAATATTAcgagaaaattttaatatacaaatcaCGTTCAAAAATGAAGTAGGTTTATATGAAACAGTGTTGCCGATTTTACAGAATTTCCAGAGAAGTCACGGTATACAGAATGTTATAAACAACGTTCCTAAATTTTTCGGTGCCAGGTTAAATTTAGACGGTAACGAAGAAGTTACTGAAGACGCcgtaattattttagaaaatttaacaGCCAAAG gtTTCAGCAATGTGGAAAGAACTACAGGCTTCAATCTAGAATCCACTAAACTAATTCTTGAAGATTTAGCGGAGTTCCACGCAGTTCCTTTAGCGTTAAAGCTGAAGCAGCCCAAGCTCTTCGAAAGATTGAAGAAATTCTGCAACACTTTCGAATTTAAAAGTGAATTTCATAAGATATTCTGGGAAACTACGAGAGCCGTTATCAAAGAGAAACCAACATGTGCATTGttagacaataaaataaaattattggggCAAATTGAAAGACCAGAAGTTATGGAACCGTTCGGAACCTTGGTACACGATGATCTTTGGAGCAATAACACGATGCAAAAATTCGCACCTAATCAAATAgctgttgaaaataaatttttagatttcCAGTTTTTAGATTACGGTTCTCCTGCATcggattttttgtttttcgtgtTTACCAGCGTACAACTCGGCgtacttgaaaataatttggataTTTTGATTAGTACGTATCATAATCGTTTCTTGAAACATCTGGAAGTGTTCGGATGTGATATTGGAGTTTTCACCGtggaaaaattcatagaagaaatcaaaaggGAATCTGCTTTTCAAATTGGTcatataataaactttgttttgtttattatcaaaactAAACAAGAAAATGTTGAGGTTAAGATACTtgatcatattaatataaaaccTTCTCTCATTACTCAAAAAGCCAAAGAACATATTTGGTTTGTTATTGAGGAATGGAATCGAAGAGGATGGTTATGA